Proteins encoded within one genomic window of Bombina bombina isolate aBomBom1 chromosome 1, aBomBom1.pri, whole genome shotgun sequence:
- the MARS2 gene encoding methionine--tRNA ligase, mitochondrial isoform X2: MKIQQAAMALGTDPQSLCSSVSVQFRKVFDALGISYTDFVRTSEPRHVQAVARFWETLKERGYLYKGTYQGWYCTSDEAFLTEGQTAESRDAEGNNIRVSLESGHQVQWMSEENYMFRLSSLRPELLRWLETDPVRPAPFLRVVRHWLEEELPDLSVSRQRNRLSWGIPVPSDPSHTIYVWLDALVNYLTCAGYPNPSLAPWGPSTHLLGKDILRFHAIYWPAFLLAAGMPPPKALLVHSHWTCDGVKMSKSLQNVVDPMECIKQYTRDGLRYFLLRHGAPERDCDFTHHAVRTLLNSELADALGGLLNRCTAPAINPAQQCPHFQPSSVPHSAQDQLQVLLSELYKLPAEVDHWIGSFQVHKALEAVDAAVRRSNAFFQSQTPWKLRSSVVEEAAWRDSVLYLTLEALRLYATLLQPVVPGLASKILDRLAVSPDRRKMVGNRFLAATQGQSCQFQGQPLGQDCGLLFRRLEREE, translated from the exons ATGAAGATACAACAGGCTGCAATGGCTCTTGGCACAGATCCACAATCTCTATGTTCTTCAGTCTCTGTCCAGTTCCGTAAAGTGTTTGATGCTCTGGGAATCTCTTACACAGATTTTGTACGCACATCAGAGCCCCGTCATGTCCAGGCTGTGGCTAGATTTTGGGAGACTCTGAAGGAGCGAGGTTACTTATACAAGGGGACTTACCAAGGATGGTATTGCACTTCTGATGAGGCCTTCCTGACTGAGGGACAGACTGCAGAGAGCAGAGATGCTGAAGGCAACAACATCCGAGTATCTCTTGAAAGTGGTCACCAG GTTCAGTGGATGAGTGAAGAAAATTATATGTTCCGACTTTCTTCTCTTCGTCCTGAACTCCTGCGCTGGTTGGAAACAGACCCTGTGCGTCCTGCTCCTTTCCTTCGAGTGGTGAGGCACTGGCTTGAAGAGGAACTTCCAGACTTGTCTGTGTCTCGGCAACGTAATCGTCTGTCATGGGGTATCCCTGTGCCCTCTGACCCCTCCCACACTATCTACGTCTGGCTAGATGCTCTTGTCAATTATCTCACCTGTGCTGGATACCCTAATCCCAGTTTAGCCCCTTGGGGTCCCTCCACTCACCTCTTGGGCAAAGACATTTTACGATTTCATGCCATATACTGGCCAGCATTTTTGTTGGCTGCAGGTATGCCTCCTCCCAAAGCATTGCTTGTTCACTCCCACTGGACATGCGATGGGGTCAAGATGTCCAAAAGCTTGCAGAATGTGGTAGATCCCATGGAGTGCATCAAACAATACACAAGAGACGGCTTACGTTATTTCCTTCTGCGCCATGGAGCTCCAGAGCGGGACTGCGATTTTACCCACCATGCAGTGCGCACCCTGCTAAACTCAGAGCTTGCTGATGCACTAGGAGGTCTCCTTAATCGTTGCACTGCCCCTGCTATTAACCCTGCTCAGCAGTGTCCACATTTCCAACCCAGCAGTGTACCACACTCTGCCCAAGATCAACTTCAGGTATTGCTTTCAGAACTATATAAGCTACCAGCAGAAGTAGACCATTGGATAGGCAGTTTTCAAGTGCACAAGGCTTTGGAGGCTGTAGATGCTGCTGTGCGTCGCTCCAATGCTTTCTTCCAAAGTCAGACCCCATGGAAACTACGCAGCAGTGTGGTGGAGGAAGCTGCCTGGAGGGACTCTGTTCTGTACCTAACACTGGAAGCCCTGAGACTTTATGCCACCCTTCTGCAACCTGTAGTTCCAGGATTGGCAAGCAAAATTCTTGATCGGCTTGCAGTGTCCCCTGACAGAAGGAAAATGGTGGGGAATAGATTCTTGGCAGCAACTCAAGGACAGAGCTGCCAGTTTCAGGGCCAACCACTGGGGCAAGACTGTGGGCTGTTGTTCCGCCGATTGGAGAGGGAGGAGTGA